aaatgaaaatgCTAACTATTCTCTTCCTTtacctaattttaaaaacatccaaacaaaataaaaaattattattcctCTCTACTCTCTTCTCCACTACTATCCTttcctctactctctctctctctccctcaactTTCTTTCTCAACctccaaacatagcataaatATTAGTACCAAAAAAGGTGTTAAATGGACTTATTTAAATAAGATAGATAGGATCATGTTACTCTCCACTCACATAATAAATAACAGATCTTAGAAAGGAGCATTGAAGATTTTGTAGCTACACAGACTCGCACACAAGGAGCAGTAGAATAGTGGTATAGTACTACGACAATAGAATTAATAGAACTGAAGCACTTACTACTACTACTTGCATTTCATTTTGTGCTAACCTTTGCCGACATTCAAGTAATAACTACACAAGTTCCTGTACAAACCTTCTCCCATACACATCTCCGAGAATTGAATTGAACTAAATTAAACTACACAAGACCCATAACAAAAACATCTTAACTCTCtacacaatatataaaattaacaataacTCACTAAGCAATATTGTTCAGTACTTCAAATTATATGTACTGGCCTGTCTCAAAAATACCCGGAAATAAAAATCCGATGTCCTATTCTGAGtgttatattttatatcaaacCAATCACAGTCTATTATctgtataaattttaatatgtaataAACTATGATTGATGAACCATAAAATGTAAGATGGGACAAAGGTATTTGTACTCGGGTAACGGAGCTGTAAAAGACACAGCTAACTCATTGGATTTTTATCCTTGGGTGCACCATCCCATGTATCATTAGGAGAACCATGGTCACCTCCTACATATGATGCAACATCAAAGCCACCACCAGCAAAGGAATTGAGCAGAGCTGAAAGACCCCCAGTAGGGTTCCCACTattaccaccaccaccaccattaccACCACCTATGCCTAGTCCAAGAAGATCGCGCGTCATGGGCTGAGACCCGAACGGCGAAGAGTGACGCATCATCATATCCGAGGGGAGTCCAAGCCCAAGCCCATCTGTGCTCTCTGTCTTGATCACTTGCCCATTCCACTGTGTAGCATTGCCAGTGCCATCGTGAACTGAGGAAGACGATGTTGACAAGCCAAACCCGCGAAGTAATGAGGCGTTTGATGAAGCTGCACCCATCTGAGCCGCTTTTTGAAGCAATGCTGTTGCTGACATGGCTGGGAGTGGGGATACTGGGATAAAATGGCGGTGGTCTTGATTTTGGGGTGGGAAAAGAGAGGAAGTACCATtgttggagagaaaaagagaggttgatgagagagaaagagaggtggGTTCTAGTGTGGAAAGTTGTGGAtgagtagtagtagtagtagcagGGGGACTATCAGAGCTGGACAAAGCGCTCATTACATTAGAGAATGAGGTTGTAGCTGTTGATGGAGCAAAAATGCTTGCAAATACACTAGTGTTTGAATTTGATGAGCTTAATGTTGTAGCTGCTGTGGTGGTTAAGCATGCTGTCGTTGCTGCTGATACTGACAGTCCAATTGGATTTTCAGGCAATTCTGTGatcgagaaaaaaaaagaacaatgaaaaaaggaaaaatgatgaTCACATGCCATATAGTGGAACTAGAAAGGCCAAACAGAAAGAgggctttcttttttctttttttatgtaaCTTTTTTAATACTATTAGTCCTAACTGGAAACAAAGTTAAACCAGCTTGAAAGCTTTAATAAGTAAATAACAATTATGGCGTCCTTTCTCTCAATCCTCTCTTTCTGCTTTTCGATCATTGAGCTCCATCACCAACCGTGCGCCACAACCACAAGACAACCAAACCCGTATATGATCACGTTTAACAGTTTGAAAGCTCtaataagaaatgaaagaaacaaacaattatgcctttttatttttctctctctcaatcttctctctcattttcgaTCTTTGAGCTCTTATTTACCCCGTGACTTTAAACTTTATAGCCCCtacacaactctctctctctctctctccaaaaaaagaaattaactaCTACCATTCACATTACCCTAGCTAATATCCAAGGTTCTCCTTAGCCTAGTAGACAAGAACGACATCAATAAGAAGACAAAAAACACATGTACAATTTCAAACAAGAATCtctcaacaaaattaaaatatgggtttgatttaaaaaatgaaaatctccAAAGCTTTGACCaaagaaattaatgatcatGAAGACGATATTGCATAGACCAATTAATATTTATTACCACTATTACGGTATTACCTGAACTCTGAATAGACAAATCTGGGGACACCACAGTCGTAGCCGGAGTAAGAGGTGGTTGTGGCGGCGAAGCCACACCCACACTCACACCCACACCCCCATTAGCATTCACATTCGCATTAGCATTAGCACTAACATTTCCTTCTGAACCAGAAATCACTAGGGTTCGTGCTCTTGCACTCTCTTCCGCCAACGCATCACAAAAAGCTCTGTGAGTTATAAAGCTATCCCTCcttcaaaaacaaacaaacaaacaaacaaaaaacaacaacaaagtcaGTAAACTAAACTCGCGCGGTTTCcgagagaacaaaaaaaaacaaacaaacaaacaaagaaaaggaaataagtttttttttttttctttctcgagaaccaaacaaaaaataaactgagGGGGAACCTAGCAAACATAGTCCCGCAGTCACATTTATACTCTCTGGTTCCACAAGTCTTCATGTGCGCTTTCCAATCGCTCTGTACTGCATACTTCTTCGAACACCGTTCACACTTCCATTTCTTCTCGCCGTGTTTTCTACAAAAGTGTTTCTTTATCCCTGTAAGGTCACCAAGAGCTCTCGATGGGTTGTGGTGCACACAAGAAGGTTCTGGACAAACATAAACTCGCTTGCGAATCTCTTTGCTCGTTCTCTGACGAAGCTTCCATGGCAAGTTATGTCCTCGTCGGTGAAGTTGGAGGTTTTGGTCTCTCTGAAACCCTTTGTTACAGATCTCACATACAAATCGGTTTGTTGCCATTAGAGTCTTTGGTGATAAAGCTATAACCTCGGCATCTGGATCTGCAAAAAAAGagtacaaaataatgaaaatttatttttaaagctttgaaaatttattggaaAAGTTTTCCCAAGTTTCGGTTTTGATATCTCACCTGGCATTCCTGGAAGGTTTCGCTTTTTCTTCAGTGGTGGAATAGGCGGGTTTTGAGTTTGACACCCAGCTGATGAAATTCCATCTTCTCCAGAAGCTGTAGAAACTGCCATTGGCGAGGAATTCTCTAGCTCCACCATTCTTCAAGTCCAAATAAAGCTCAAAAGCTAGCTTTTATTCTTGTTCTTGTACTCGTTCTCTTGGTTGGGTCTTCAATTTCTGAGCTCAAAGAGATAATTCACGTCTTGGATTTAAGTTTTCAACTTTTGGGTGAGAAATAATGAAGAAACTTTTGTTGGGTTTTCTATTTTCTGAGCTCAAAACTGTTTCCTTTTGATTGCAAACAACCTCTGAGTACTAAATTCAGAGACACATCACAATTTTTAGGAATATTTAATGAAGGAACTCTTTAAGACACTAAGATTCTGATTGTTCCTCAGAAAATTTGtgacaaggaaaaaaaagaaaacacaaagcGTTCAAGAATTTTCAAGGTGGCAAAATTATGGGACGCGTGTGATAATCTTTCATGTTCAATTAATGGAGAGAAATGCAAAAACCGATTCACCGATTTAGCTCGGTCGGCGAGTCGGAGTCATCGCCTCAGTGAGTCCCTTAAGGCGGCCTagtttagagaaagagagagagagaggtttgaaCGAAGTGAGTGaagtcaataaataaataaataaatggttaaAGCGGCGCGGGTTAACCGTGGTTAAGTTTTTGAACCTGTCCTTTTTAACTAGAGTTTGAAAAAACCCTGGAAACCCAAGTCTCTCATATCTTGGCTTGTAGTCCAATCGACCGTACACGTGTCACAATAACCGGGTTGATGAATATTGTCGGGAAAACTCAGAGCTAGGCGGTGCTTGTCGTTTTGTGAAAAggtcttatttttatttttattgctttcgataaacaaagaaaattagTTCTCGATCCTAAgataaaaacacaaatatacCCCTACTAAGCCATCATTTCTCATCTTACTGAAACTGGACACTTTGGGCTTTTCAACTTAGCTGAAACATTATAAATATGTTAAATCGGtttttaagattttctttttggttggaGTCCTCAAGTTTTGGTGAACACGTGAGATGTTTGAAACACTATTCATATGCCACAGGTGATAAgtgagaaattattatttatacgGAGCGAATTGTTGATGTGTATGTATGAGCATTATTCCCGTTGTCTTACGTGATCAATGTAGGTGTAAATTTCTTAATCaatacaaaaagtaaaaaatataaattatcaaataatgtcatatttatataaataattgtattttattagTTAGAAGGTTGGAAAAGACCATACCAACCGTTATCGTAATGGACCTAAAGGATGAGTGTAAAAACAATGCAGACAATGTTTAAGGcttttttttctcttagtttttgtCCAAATGCGAGTGGTTTTCTTACAAAACCTTGTGCACCTTTCaagctctttttttcttcataatccGTACTCTTTTGTCAAAATAACAAttatagggtctgtttggatattatttattgttaaaaattaaaaaaattgtggtaaAATTTTACCACAGTAATTTATAAGACCCTATAAATAGTGCACAAACcctataattaaaaataatattactgTAAATAGTACTATAAGactcaatttttaaattatttttactaaaatttgtatttataaatCTAATGAATAGTGcacaaaaccttaaaaaaaaaaaaaaaaaaagtccaacgCATGCCAGCGCAGTCCAAACCGTTACATAATGTGTTTTAGCTAGGGCTAAGACTAGACTTCCTAAACTTTTGATACATGGAGAttgttctataaaaaataaaaaataaagaatccaTGAAATTGGTTCGCAGGACACCTACTACCAATCTATGTACTAGGTCTAGGATACGATGGATCTGAATTTCAGATATGATTGTACCCACATCTCATCCCTCCCCCTTTATGCCCTTCAAAGATGTTTATATTGtaaatatgataatttttattgttaaatttagacacttattaatttttgagtaaatttcattatttttctctaaattcTTTGTTAATGTTAAACAAAcattttaaaactaattaattttattcttaagagagaaaagaaatatgaCTAACGAACCTAACAATGTTTACTATTTAGGAactaaattgatcaattttaaaatgttttaaaccTTATTGACATTAACCAAACCTCAAGTAAGTTAGCAGAAtatatccttaatttttttatataagaaatttttaaatttcaaatcttttcttcagcaataaataattttactaaTTGAAGAGATTGAAACCCAATACGTTATTCAAGTATCAGTTACTTGCTAATAATTAGGTGTTACTATAATTTCTACGTTGGACAAGATTTCTAAGGATAAAGCAATCAAGCactcatttctatttttgaataaaataagacaaGGTAGGTGATGGCAAACTTGTCAATACCATCGTTCTTTGCAGCTATAATTGAATTCTGCTTGGTCTATGTTGACACTATTTACACTATTCTGCTTGGTCTATGTACTAGGTGATGCCAAATGTCATTGAAGTCCTCATGAGCTGCTTACGTACACGTGCTTTGAGGTTGAGGGCTTTAATTTCGTATCTGACAAAGCTATTGTGGTCTTGTGGATAATGGTTAAGGTTATGGtgctgtattttttttttttaagtttttttttttgttttgtttttctcaaCGCATTAGGTATATATAGAAAAGGTTAGGAGTATATAATAatcaaaaaaattctttttctaatGCATGTTGGCTAAGAAGGCTGATGCATTTTTAAGATGCTGATTTGGATGTATGATCCATAATACCATATAATAAGTTTCTTACTTAAAAaggtaaagaaaattttgtcttttgttaTATGCTCCTATATCCGGATATGGACATAGCTACACAAAGGCCACCTtcgttttcaattttcaaaggcTTTTATGATGACAAAAGTTCAGGGGTATTTTCgacttttgggtttttttttttttttttttttttgggttgttggtTGTGATAATCAAATTCAAGCCCCACTACCAGTAGACTCCACCACCCTTTACCACTCAGTCAAGTCCACGGGACCATCAACTGGTTGGTCACGCTGCTGACATGGACGCCTCGTATGCATTATGGCCTCATTGCTTACAATTATTTGGAAGGTGGTGCTCGctattcttatttttatgagaaattttattatagatGTGAGAGAAATGAACAACACATCATTATACTTGTGAgtacttaaaaaaatgttttgagtATTTTATGCGTTATGCATATATGCTCATAAGTTACAAATTATTagaactaattaattaattgataacTAATAAAACTTTTTGTCGTTTAGTCCCTACTTACActataaagtataaattaattagtgtcttaattagatgataaataattattattattatagaataGACGCCATAAATGAAATT
This genomic stretch from Castanea sativa cultivar Marrone di Chiusa Pesio chromosome 1, ASM4071231v1 harbors:
- the LOC142619565 gene encoding zinc finger protein GAI-ASSOCIATED FACTOR 1-like; translation: MVELENSSPMAVSTASGEDGISSAGCQTQNPPIPPLKKKRNLPGMPDPDAEVIALSPKTLMATNRFVCEICNKGFQRDQNLQLHRRGHNLPWKLRQRTSKEIRKRVYVCPEPSCVHHNPSRALGDLTGIKKHFCRKHGEKKWKCERCSKKYAVQSDWKAHMKTCGTREYKCDCGTMFARRDSFITHRAFCDALAEESARARTLVISGSEGNVSANANANVNANGGVGVSVGVASPPQPPLTPATTVVSPDLSIQSSELPENPIGLSVSAATTACLTTTAATTLSSSNSNTSVFASIFAPSTATTSFSNVMSALSSSDSPPATTTTTHPQLSTLEPTSLSLSSTSLFLSNNGTSSLFPPQNQDHRHFIPVSPLPAMSATALLQKAAQMGAASSNASLLRGFGLSTSSSSVHDGTGNATQWNGQVIKTESTDGLGLGLPSDMMMRHSSPFGSQPMTRDLLGLGIGGGNGGGGGNSGNPTGGLSALLNSFAGGGFDVASYVGGDHGSPNDTWDGAPKDKNPMS